From Aquabacter sp. L1I39, the proteins below share one genomic window:
- a CDS encoding SDR family NAD(P)-dependent oxidoreductase, whose protein sequence is MKIDLSGKRALVTGSTAGIGLAIARGLAEAGASVVINGRTKANVDEALARLGSVVRGRAIDLSTAEGARDLVALEPAFDIVVNNLGIFQPQDFFATDDAIWDRHWQVNVMPGVRLARAYLPGMAERGWGRMLFLGSESAFNIPADMIHYGVSKTADVALARGLAKRMAGTGVTVNSILPGPTLSEGVAQMLKAQTAGGKSLEEAGADFVRAQRPSSLIRRLASVEEVASMAVYLASPLASATTGAALRVDGGVIDFIS, encoded by the coding sequence ATGAAAATCGACCTGTCCGGCAAGCGCGCCCTCGTGACCGGCTCGACGGCGGGCATCGGCCTTGCCATTGCCCGAGGCCTCGCGGAGGCTGGCGCATCCGTCGTCATCAATGGCCGCACAAAGGCCAATGTGGACGAGGCCCTCGCCCGCCTCGGCAGCGTGGTGCGCGGCCGTGCCATCGACCTGTCCACCGCCGAGGGGGCGCGGGACCTCGTCGCGCTGGAACCGGCCTTCGACATCGTGGTCAACAATCTCGGCATCTTCCAGCCGCAGGATTTCTTCGCGACCGACGATGCCATCTGGGACCGGCACTGGCAGGTGAACGTGATGCCCGGCGTGCGGCTGGCGCGCGCCTACCTGCCCGGCATGGCCGAACGCGGCTGGGGCCGCATGCTGTTCCTGGGCTCGGAATCCGCCTTCAACATCCCGGCGGACATGATCCATTACGGCGTCAGCAAGACAGCGGACGTGGCGCTGGCGCGGGGCCTTGCCAAGCGCATGGCCGGCACCGGCGTCACCGTGAACTCCATCCTGCCCGGCCCCACCCTTTCGGAGGGGGTGGCGCAGATGCTGAAGGCGCAGACCGCCGGTGGAAAGTCTCTGGAGGAGGCGGGCGCGGACTTCGTGCGGGCGCAGCGGCCCTCCTCACTCATCCGCCGCCTCGCCAGCGTGGAGGAGGTGGCAAGCATGGCCGTCTACCTCGCCTCGCCGCTCGCCTCCGCCACCACGGGCGCGGCGCTTCGGGTGGATGGCGGCGTCATCGACTTCATCAGTTGA
- a CDS encoding HPr family phosphocarrier protein encodes MSQVVSLPESEAVSAEAVQEACGTPAPAGALVRVLPIINKRGLHARASAKFVQTVERFTAAVTVCRNGEAVEGNSIMGLMMLAAAPGTTVTVTATGKEASEVMEALTALVANRFGEEE; translated from the coding sequence ATGTCGCAAGTCGTGTCCTTGCCGGAAAGTGAAGCCGTGTCGGCCGAGGCCGTCCAAGAGGCCTGCGGCACCCCCGCTCCCGCCGGAGCCCTGGTGCGGGTGCTGCCCATCATCAACAAGCGCGGCCTCCATGCGCGCGCCTCCGCAAAGTTCGTGCAGACAGTGGAGCGCTTCACCGCCGCCGTCACGGTCTGCCGCAATGGCGAGGCGGTGGAAGGCAATTCCATCATGGGCCTCATGATGCTGGCGGCGGCCCCCGGCACCACCGTCACCGTCACCGCCACCGGCAAGGAAGCAAGCGAAGTGATGGAGGCGCTCACGGCCCTCGTTGCCAACCGCTTCGGCGAAGAGGAATAG
- a CDS encoding DUF2975 domain-containing protein, producing the protein MASAAVAVLLAAAMLLYWCLTPADTLFRHAGLVLPPPMGVGLPVRLLAFAVAMIPLGALIFGLLKARHCFRCFAAGRIFSSDAARSLRGFALWIGASALLKPLAGAALGLLLGALSPGQTRSLVLNIGSDTLLSLLFAAMVAVIAGVLVEASDVAAENDQFV; encoded by the coding sequence ATGGCCAGCGCCGCAGTGGCCGTCCTGCTTGCGGCGGCGATGCTGCTTTATTGGTGCCTGACGCCGGCGGACACGCTGTTTCGCCACGCCGGCCTCGTCCTTCCCCCGCCCATGGGCGTCGGGCTTCCCGTGCGCTTGCTCGCCTTCGCCGTCGCCATGATTCCGCTCGGCGCGCTGATTTTCGGATTGCTGAAGGCCCGGCACTGTTTCCGCTGCTTTGCCGCGGGGCGCATCTTTTCCAGCGACGCCGCCCGAAGCCTGCGCGGCTTCGCTTTGTGGATTGGCGCGTCGGCCCTTCTCAAGCCCTTGGCCGGGGCAGCCCTCGGCCTGCTGCTCGGTGCGCTCTCACCGGGCCAGACGCGCAGCCTGGTGCTGAACATCGGCTCGGACACGCTGCTGTCGCTGCTGTTTGCGGCGATGGTTGCGGTCATCGCGGGCGTGCTGGTGGAAGCATCCGATGTGGCCGCTGAGAACGATCAGTTCGTCTGA
- the crcB gene encoding fluoride efflux transporter CrcB has protein sequence MLDLGYIAAGGALGSILRFELNRWLTAMLGSALPWGTILINIGGSFAIGLSAALFAGRAGAAIPLEARQFVLVGLCGGFTTFSSFSLQTLSLIQAGEPGRALLNVGLSVVLCLAGVCLGYALPGTLAALSPHAGA, from the coding sequence ATGCTCGACCTTGGATATATCGCCGCCGGAGGGGCGCTCGGCTCCATCCTGCGCTTTGAGCTGAACCGCTGGCTCACGGCGATGCTGGGAAGTGCGCTTCCCTGGGGCACGATCCTTATCAATATCGGCGGCTCATTCGCCATCGGCCTGAGCGCGGCGCTTTTTGCGGGACGGGCCGGGGCGGCGATCCCCCTTGAGGCGCGGCAGTTCGTGCTGGTGGGCCTGTGCGGCGGCTTCACCACTTTTTCCTCGTTCAGCCTCCAGACCCTTTCGCTGATTCAGGCCGGCGAGCCCGGGCGCGCGCTGCTCAATGTGGGGCTATCGGTGGTGCTTTGCCTCGCCGGCGTGTGCCTCGGTTACGCGCTTCCCGGCACGCTGGCGGCGCTGTCCCCCCACGCGGGGGCGTGA
- a CDS encoding trifunctional serine/threonine-protein kinase/ATP-binding protein/sensor histidine kinase, whose protein sequence is MNSSRHAPGISYHSRTPAPHGASFMANDISSRLDTKDAHWWSGLTIRSRTSEAGIDQWLVVDDAGEPWRILLADWNTPPASRLQADASLALELGAELAEVPLFRVEQDRLALAYPPRTGRTLADLPAAEADVRAIVDLALAATAALARLHRAGLFHGGLSPARLMVEPDGRVRFAGFGSTCGVQAGTSEGRRIGGADLAYAAPELIRTDPAPIDARTDLYALGVLLYEYVAGALPLTASSLSGWLHAHVAMQAPSLRLSRPDLPPILDKMVLKLISKDPRQRYQTAQALHADFRRVAAALAEGREAEDFVLARGELADPPRGAGLLFGRRRELKTLSELFAAFRAASPRRIVLVSGEPGAGKSALVEAQIAQLGEWGSLCTSGKGVQLREGTPFAPIAQALRTALAHLLGGDEQVLAAARARLGAIVGCGRVLAELVPDLTILPPEAHHLADVPAHIAQARSARILAETFAALAARDAPLVLFLDDLQWFDHASLNLVRQMCSEAPAHVFVILTYRTEAQNRKSVRDVLDVARTSPAFAQALRLEPLQQADTTALVAFILKSVPEAVGPIAARVHRETHGNPFFIGQLLQRLLEEDVLQFDDDRQEWVWNDQRRRPQHAIADLMLERVKGLTTLQRSVLQSCATLGGRCSAAFAAEVSGASSEETGRAANGLVAAGLLVRSGTDFAVAHDRVLEAAYASLSPAQRARKHLVNARALMARPPVLDADCAFEIASQIEHCALEDIAEQERRPFAQILHLAARACRSAGEAHRALHFVELIRRILPGDPPPDLATLVFDTEWLQCDCLLALGRVDEALAALDALAPPDHDPISLADICRLKAIALTVKGAYAQAIDVAMDGLRALDVHLETQPGPSDLEAAYRACQEALDRIRMDDLVLLPDMTDRRARAALSLLSTLVSSFFVEGDLRFFHVIKIMELTLAHGAAPESAYGLAFFGLLSAHYFGAYAQGAGYAMAATRLAKRDGYEAQRTAALIALDQVSPWTLPLRTALSHAREGARVGQAAGDLGMVCYARNHIASDMLVIGTRLDRVRAELVDSIALTRDIGYGDIERILVAQCGLVDALVTGEPCARPADTDLAGTSVATRYWVTHYAGVQAFLLDDLAAAHRELEAAQAMAWAAPAHIDTAMTLFFLALAEAHVPAAGRSAEARLARMADARARFRSWAGLNPETFSPKHLTLEAEAARLSGQRAEAMALFERAADAAAAAGFIHEQALALELAARFYQEIKLKAPAQGCLMGAIQAYRQWGAQGKAARLAAHLNLPGGEVGAAEAPRRMQQELDLTVMTAASQTLAEEVGLEQVVRTLMKSMIVHAGARFGLLLLLRQGRPVVEAVARVRGQEIEIELQPAAAPDDLMPTSVLKTVLRTGRAVTMADAALEASERGLSMGGRTIRSLACIPLVKRGELIGMLHLENALSADVFTPQRMAMLEVIAPQAAISLDAARLYGDLMEENLRRATAEFDLREARSDLARANQLTAMGSFASSIAHEINQPLASLVAHADAGLRWLNRAQPDLAEVAKSLQSIRQSGRRAADIITALRALVKQEPSPTSPIAIEDVVDDVLKIVAADLTSNRIALTTSFGETRNLVLASNVQLQQVFFNLITNAIQAMSGTDGGERRLRIGTRLEGDDIEVAIEDTGPGMSQAVIARIFQPFFTTKTTGMGVGLAICRSIMELHGGALEARSVEGEGSSFLVRLPLARP, encoded by the coding sequence ATGAATTCCAGCCGTCATGCTCCCGGCATCTCCTATCATAGCCGGACCCCCGCTCCGCACGGCGCCTCCTTCATGGCCAACGACATCTCCTCCCGTCTCGACACCAAGGATGCCCACTGGTGGTCCGGCCTCACCATCAGGTCCCGAACCAGCGAAGCGGGCATCGACCAGTGGCTGGTGGTGGATGACGCAGGCGAGCCCTGGCGCATCCTGCTCGCCGACTGGAACACGCCGCCCGCCTCCCGCCTCCAGGCTGATGCGAGTCTCGCGCTGGAACTGGGGGCCGAGCTTGCGGAGGTGCCCCTTTTCCGGGTGGAGCAGGACCGGCTCGCGTTGGCCTATCCCCCGCGGACCGGCCGGACCCTGGCCGACCTGCCCGCTGCCGAGGCGGATGTGCGCGCCATCGTGGACCTCGCTTTGGCAGCCACCGCCGCCCTCGCGCGGCTGCACCGGGCCGGTCTCTTCCATGGCGGCCTGTCCCCCGCCCGGCTTATGGTGGAACCCGATGGTCGGGTGCGCTTTGCCGGATTCGGCTCGACCTGCGGTGTGCAGGCCGGCACATCCGAGGGCCGCCGCATCGGGGGCGCGGACCTTGCCTATGCGGCGCCGGAACTCATCCGCACGGATCCCGCCCCCATCGATGCCCGCACCGACCTCTATGCGCTGGGCGTGCTGCTCTACGAATATGTTGCGGGCGCCTTGCCCCTCACGGCGTCCAGCCTCTCCGGCTGGCTGCATGCCCATGTGGCCATGCAGGCGCCGTCCCTGCGTCTCAGTCGGCCCGACCTTCCCCCCATCCTCGACAAGATGGTCCTCAAGCTCATCAGCAAGGATCCCAGGCAGCGCTATCAGACCGCGCAAGCGCTCCATGCGGATTTCCGCCGGGTGGCCGCTGCGCTCGCCGAGGGCCGCGAGGCCGAGGATTTCGTGCTGGCGCGCGGCGAGCTTGCCGATCCGCCGCGCGGGGCGGGGCTCCTGTTCGGCCGTCGCCGGGAACTGAAAACCCTAAGCGAACTGTTTGCGGCCTTCCGCGCCGCGTCCCCGCGGCGGATCGTGCTCGTGTCGGGCGAGCCCGGCGCGGGGAAATCCGCGCTGGTGGAAGCCCAGATCGCCCAATTGGGCGAATGGGGAAGCCTGTGCACCTCGGGCAAGGGCGTCCAATTGCGCGAGGGGACGCCCTTTGCGCCCATTGCCCAGGCGCTGCGCACCGCCCTGGCGCACCTTTTGGGCGGAGATGAGCAGGTCTTGGCCGCCGCCCGCGCGCGTCTCGGGGCCATCGTGGGATGCGGACGGGTGCTGGCCGAGCTGGTGCCGGACCTGACCATCCTGCCCCCCGAGGCCCATCACTTGGCAGATGTCCCCGCCCACATCGCCCAGGCCCGCTCCGCGCGCATCCTGGCTGAGACGTTTGCGGCCCTCGCCGCGCGCGACGCACCGCTTGTGCTGTTCCTGGACGACCTTCAATGGTTCGATCACGCCAGCCTCAACTTGGTCCGGCAAATGTGCAGCGAAGCCCCCGCGCATGTCTTTGTGATCCTCACCTACCGGACCGAAGCCCAAAACCGGAAAAGCGTGAGGGACGTGCTTGATGTGGCCAGGACCTCGCCGGCCTTCGCGCAGGCGCTACGCCTTGAGCCGTTGCAGCAGGCTGATACGACGGCACTGGTGGCCTTCATCCTGAAGAGCGTGCCGGAGGCCGTCGGTCCCATTGCGGCGCGCGTTCATCGTGAGACCCACGGCAATCCCTTCTTCATCGGGCAGTTGCTGCAAAGGCTGCTGGAGGAGGACGTGCTCCAGTTCGATGACGATCGGCAGGAATGGGTGTGGAACGACCAGCGCCGCAGGCCTCAGCACGCCATCGCGGACCTGATGCTGGAGCGCGTGAAGGGCCTGACCACGCTCCAACGCAGCGTCCTGCAAAGCTGCGCGACGCTGGGTGGGCGCTGCTCTGCCGCCTTCGCGGCGGAGGTGTCCGGTGCGAGTTCCGAGGAAACCGGGCGGGCCGCCAATGGGCTCGTCGCCGCCGGGCTCCTGGTTCGCTCCGGCACCGACTTCGCGGTGGCCCATGACCGGGTGCTGGAAGCGGCCTATGCCAGCCTGTCGCCGGCCCAGAGGGCGCGCAAGCACCTCGTCAATGCGCGCGCGCTTATGGCCCGTCCCCCTGTGCTGGACGCGGATTGCGCTTTCGAGATCGCGTCGCAGATCGAGCATTGCGCGCTCGAGGACATCGCCGAGCAGGAGCGGCGCCCATTCGCCCAGATCCTGCATCTGGCCGCGCGCGCCTGCCGCTCCGCGGGCGAAGCCCATCGCGCGCTGCATTTCGTCGAGCTGATCCGGCGCATCCTGCCCGGTGACCCGCCGCCGGACCTCGCCACCCTGGTCTTCGACACCGAATGGCTGCAATGCGACTGCCTGCTGGCCCTCGGCCGCGTGGACGAGGCTCTCGCGGCCCTCGATGCCCTCGCGCCCCCGGACCACGATCCCATCAGCCTGGCAGACATCTGCCGCCTGAAGGCGATCGCGCTGACGGTCAAAGGCGCCTATGCGCAGGCCATCGACGTGGCGATGGACGGCCTCAGGGCGCTCGATGTGCACCTGGAAACCCAGCCCGGTCCCAGCGACCTGGAGGCGGCCTACCGCGCCTGCCAGGAGGCCCTTGACCGCATCCGGATGGACGACCTCGTCTTGCTGCCGGACATGACCGACCGGCGGGCGCGCGCGGCGCTGTCCCTGCTCTCCACCCTCGTCTCGTCCTTCTTCGTCGAGGGCGACCTGCGCTTCTTCCATGTCATCAAGATCATGGAGCTGACGCTGGCGCATGGAGCGGCGCCGGAATCGGCCTATGGCCTGGCCTTTTTCGGCCTGCTCAGCGCCCATTATTTCGGTGCCTATGCGCAAGGCGCCGGCTATGCCATGGCCGCGACGAGGCTCGCCAAGCGCGACGGCTACGAAGCGCAGCGCACCGCCGCGCTGATCGCGCTGGACCAGGTCAGCCCCTGGACCTTGCCCCTGCGCACCGCCCTCAGCCATGCCCGCGAGGGCGCGCGGGTGGGGCAGGCGGCGGGGGATCTGGGCATGGTCTGCTATGCCCGCAACCACATTGCCTCCGACATGCTGGTCATCGGCACGCGGCTCGACCGCGTGCGCGCGGAGCTGGTGGACAGCATCGCCCTGACCCGCGACATCGGCTATGGCGACATCGAGCGGATACTGGTGGCGCAATGCGGCCTTGTGGATGCCCTGGTGACCGGAGAGCCCTGCGCGCGCCCGGCTGACACCGACCTTGCCGGCACATCGGTGGCGACGCGCTACTGGGTCACCCATTATGCCGGCGTGCAGGCCTTCCTCCTGGACGACCTTGCGGCCGCGCACCGGGAGCTGGAGGCCGCGCAGGCCATGGCCTGGGCCGCGCCCGCCCATATTGATACGGCCATGACCCTGTTCTTCCTGGCTCTGGCGGAGGCCCACGTTCCGGCCGCCGGGCGCTCGGCCGAGGCGCGGCTGGCCCGCATGGCGGACGCGCGGGCCCGTTTCAGGTCCTGGGCCGGGCTCAATCCGGAGACGTTCTCGCCCAAGCACCTGACCTTGGAAGCGGAGGCCGCGCGCCTGTCCGGCCAGCGCGCGGAAGCCATGGCGCTCTTTGAGCGCGCCGCGGACGCCGCCGCTGCGGCAGGGTTCATCCACGAGCAGGCCCTGGCCCTGGAACTTGCGGCGCGCTTCTACCAGGAGATCAAGCTGAAGGCGCCCGCCCAGGGGTGCCTCATGGGCGCCATCCAGGCCTATCGCCAATGGGGCGCGCAGGGCAAGGCGGCGCGGCTTGCCGCGCATCTGAACCTGCCCGGCGGCGAGGTCGGCGCCGCCGAAGCCCCGCGCCGGATGCAGCAGGAGCTGGACCTGACGGTCATGACGGCCGCGTCCCAGACCCTGGCGGAGGAGGTGGGCCTCGAACAGGTCGTGCGTACCTTGATGAAGAGCATGATCGTTCATGCCGGCGCTCGGTTCGGCCTGCTCCTGTTGCTGCGCCAGGGGCGGCCGGTGGTGGAGGCTGTTGCGCGGGTGCGGGGCCAGGAGATCGAGATCGAGCTTCAGCCCGCCGCCGCGCCGGATGACCTCATGCCCACCTCCGTGCTCAAGACGGTGCTGCGCACGGGGCGTGCGGTCACCATGGCCGACGCCGCTTTGGAGGCCAGCGAAAGGGGCCTCTCCATGGGCGGGCGCACTATCCGCTCGCTGGCCTGCATTCCGCTGGTCAAGCGCGGCGAATTGATCGGCATGCTGCATCTGGAGAATGCCCTCAGCGCCGATGTCTTCACCCCCCAGCGCATGGCCATGCTGGAGGTCATCGCGCCCCAGGCGGCCATCTCGCTGGATGCGGCGCGGCTCTATGGCGACCTGATGGAGGAGAATCTGCGCCGGGCGACGGCCGAGTTCGATCTGCGCGAAGCCCGCAGCGATCTGGCGCGCGCCAACCAGCTCACCGCCATGGGCAGCTTCGCCTCGTCCATCGCCCATGAGATCAACCAGCCCCTCGCCAGCCTCGTCGCGCATGCAGATGCGGGCTTGCGCTGGCTGAACAGGGCGCAGCCGGACCTCGCGGAGGTGGCCAAAAGTCTCCAGAGCATCCGCCAATCCGGACGGCGCGCGGCCGACATCATCACCGCCCTGCGCGCGCTGGTGAAACAGGAGCCCTCGCCCACGAGCCCGATCGCCATCGAGGACGTGGTGGATGACGTGCTCAAGATCGTCGCCGCCGACCTGACCTCAAACCGGATCGCCTTGACCACCAGCTTTGGCGAGACGCGCAACCTGGTGCTGGCCAGCAATGTCCAGCTTCAGCAGGTGTTCTTCAACCTCATCACCAATGCCATCCAGGCCATGAGCGGCACCGATGGAGGCGAGCGGCGCCTGCGCATCGGCACGCGCCTGGAGGGCGATGACATCGAGGTGGCCATCGAGGATACCGGCCCGGGCATGTCGCAGGCGGTGATCGCCCGCATCTTCCAGCCCTTCTTCACCACCAAGACCACGGGAATGGGCGTCGGGCTCGCCATTTGCCGCTCCATCATGGAGCTGCATGGCGGCGCCCTGGAAGCGCGCTCCGTGGAGGGCGAAGGCAGCAGCTTCCTGGTGCGGCTCCCCCTGGCCCGCCCGTGA
- a CDS encoding FAD binding domain-containing protein translates to MSPRILIIGGSMGGLFAAFLLGRAGFDVTVAERSEHGLDGRGAGLVAQREVFAMLREAGVAHLAHVGVTAQERIYLDRDDHIIHRQRTPQMQLSWDVLFRTFRDLVPDARYGIGRRALAVESDGTGARVRFADGHQETADLVIGADGIGSVLRAAVSGPESLPHYVGYATWRGLVPETEVPEQAARHLFERFAFHEGPGSHILGYLVPGPDGATEPGRRRYNWVWYRRYQPDDLRQILVDRDGQARPFSLAPGRVRPEQVRALHAEADERLPASFAAAVRAEPRPFLHAIFDYAPDHMVKGRVALLGDAAFVARPHTAMGVAKAAGDAFALRDGLRQHRDLDAALGAYEAARVPVGQAIVAYGQRLGQSLLLETA, encoded by the coding sequence ATGAGCCCACGCATCCTCATCATCGGCGGGTCCATGGGCGGCCTGTTCGCCGCCTTTTTGCTCGGCCGGGCCGGTTTCGACGTGACCGTGGCCGAGCGGTCCGAGCATGGCCTGGACGGGCGCGGCGCGGGCCTGGTGGCGCAGCGGGAGGTCTTCGCCATGCTCCGGGAAGCGGGCGTCGCGCATCTGGCTCATGTGGGCGTCACGGCGCAGGAGCGGATCTATCTGGACCGCGACGACCACATCATCCATCGCCAGCGCACGCCCCAGATGCAGCTGTCATGGGACGTGCTCTTCCGCACCTTCCGCGATCTGGTGCCGGATGCGCGCTATGGCATCGGCCGGCGCGCCCTCGCCGTGGAATCCGACGGGACCGGGGCGCGGGTGCGCTTTGCCGACGGCCATCAGGAGACGGCGGACCTGGTGATCGGTGCCGACGGCATCGGGTCCGTGCTTCGAGCGGCGGTGTCGGGGCCGGAAAGCCTACCCCATTATGTGGGCTATGCCACCTGGCGCGGCCTGGTGCCGGAGACCGAGGTGCCGGAGCAAGCGGCGCGGCACTTGTTCGAGCGGTTCGCCTTCCATGAAGGCCCCGGCTCGCACATCCTGGGCTATCTGGTTCCCGGCCCGGACGGCGCCACGGAGCCGGGCCGGCGGCGCTACAATTGGGTCTGGTACCGGCGCTATCAGCCCGATGACCTCCGCCAGATCCTGGTGGATCGCGACGGGCAGGCCCGCCCCTTCTCGCTCGCACCCGGCCGCGTGCGCCCCGAGCAGGTGCGGGCGCTCCATGCGGAGGCGGACGAAAGGCTGCCCGCCTCCTTCGCGGCAGCGGTGCGGGCGGAACCCCGGCCCTTCCTTCACGCCATCTTCGACTATGCCCCGGACCATATGGTGAAGGGCCGTGTGGCGCTCCTGGGCGATGCCGCCTTCGTCGCCCGGCCGCACACGGCCATGGGGGTCGCCAAGGCGGCGGGCGATGCCTTTGCCTTGCGCGACGGGCTGCGCCAGCACCGGGATCTGGATGCGGCGCTGGGCGCCTATGAGGCCGCGCGCGTGCCCGTGGGCCAGGCGATCGTCGCCTATGGGCAAAGGCTCGGGCAGAGCCTTCTGCTGGAGACGGCGTGA
- a CDS encoding helix-turn-helix domain-containing protein, giving the protein MPIHVRLGVMLAERNVKSKDLAEYVGITEANLSLLKKGHVKGVRFETLERICDFLDCQPGDLLRYERTRANEGDMP; this is encoded by the coding sequence ATGCCCATTCACGTCCGGCTCGGTGTCATGCTCGCCGAGCGCAATGTCAAATCGAAGGATCTCGCCGAATATGTCGGGATCACCGAGGCCAATCTTTCGCTCCTCAAGAAAGGGCACGTGAAAGGCGTCCGCTTCGAAACGCTGGAGCGGATCTGCGACTTCCTCGACTGCCAGCCCGGCGACCTGCTCCGCTATGAGCGCACCCGTGCCAATGAGGGCGATATGCCATGA
- a CDS encoding PTS sugar transporter subunit IIA — protein MIGLVLVTHGRLATEFCSALEHVMGPQSQIAAVTIGPDDDMERRRHDIIEAVDRVRSGQGVVILTDMFGGTPSNLAISVMNAPDVEVVAGINLPMLVKLAKVRAELPLAEAVNVAQEAGRKYINVASRVLAGK, from the coding sequence ATGATCGGTCTCGTTCTCGTCACCCATGGCCGCCTGGCCACAGAATTCTGCTCCGCTCTGGAGCATGTGATGGGCCCACAGAGCCAGATTGCCGCGGTCACCATCGGCCCCGACGACGATATGGAGCGCCGCCGCCACGACATCATCGAGGCGGTGGACCGGGTGCGTTCGGGTCAGGGCGTCGTCATCCTCACCGATATGTTCGGCGGCACCCCCTCCAATCTCGCCATCTCCGTGATGAACGCCCCCGACGTGGAAGTGGTGGCGGGCATCAATCTCCCCATGCTGGTCAAGCTGGCCAAGGTCCGCGCCGAACTGCCTCTGGCCGAGGCGGTGAACGTGGCGCAGGAAGCCGGCCGGAAATACATCAATGTCGCAAGTCGTGTCCTTGCCGGAAAGTGA
- a CDS encoding sensor histidine kinase — MFRLQDPFSGSYRALKERRVRFGLSAKLLLLTIAFITAAELAIFVPSMATFRQRWLSDRVAAARTAALVLEAAPEEAVPPELARQILESVGAQVVVVKREDTRRLLAISDMPPAIDLHIDMRQTTMLEAVWEAFDTLISGGDRTLRVVAAAPRDGDFLEIVLSEKPLRAAMLRFGATLSVLSLLVSAIAGLLVYVSLHRMFVRPMRRLTERMSAYREAPEDASRIIVPSGRGDEIGIAEEALAELQRGLSQTLAQKSHLAALGMAVSKINHDLRNLLASVQLISDRLADLPDPTVQRFAPKLMNALDRAITYCEQTLSYGRAQEALPVRRKVELAPLLEEVRETLGLGPDSPVGWIASLDRSITVDADPDQLFRVLLNLTRNARQALEARTPNDPARDQIRISARRRGTVVEIEVSDTGPGIPADRRERLFAAFQASARRGGTGLGLPIADELVRAHGGELRLVEGTMGATFLISIPDRTADLRLASRRASA; from the coding sequence ATGTTCAGGCTTCAGGATCCCTTTTCCGGTTCCTACCGTGCCCTCAAGGAGCGGCGCGTACGCTTCGGCCTGTCCGCAAAGCTGCTGCTGCTGACCATCGCCTTCATCACCGCGGCCGAACTCGCCATCTTCGTGCCGTCCATGGCCACCTTTCGCCAACGCTGGCTCTCCGATCGGGTGGCGGCTGCGCGCACGGCAGCCCTGGTGCTGGAGGCAGCCCCCGAGGAGGCGGTGCCGCCAGAGCTTGCCCGCCAGATCCTGGAGAGCGTCGGCGCTCAGGTGGTGGTGGTCAAGCGCGAGGACACGCGCCGGCTCCTGGCCATATCCGACATGCCGCCCGCCATCGACCTGCACATCGACATGCGCCAGACCACCATGCTGGAAGCGGTGTGGGAGGCCTTCGACACCCTGATTTCCGGTGGCGACCGCACCTTGCGCGTGGTGGCGGCCGCCCCCCGCGACGGCGACTTCCTGGAGATCGTCCTGTCCGAAAAGCCGCTGCGGGCCGCCATGCTGCGGTTCGGGGCGACACTGTCCGTGCTCTCGCTGCTGGTCTCGGCCATTGCCGGACTTCTGGTCTATGTGAGCCTGCACCGCATGTTCGTGCGGCCCATGCGACGCCTGACCGAGCGCATGAGCGCGTATCGCGAGGCGCCAGAGGATGCCTCCCGCATCATCGTGCCCTCCGGCCGGGGCGACGAGATCGGCATTGCCGAGGAGGCGCTGGCCGAATTGCAGCGGGGCCTGTCCCAGACCCTGGCGCAGAAATCGCACCTGGCAGCGCTCGGCATGGCGGTGTCCAAGATCAACCATGACCTGCGCAACCTGCTGGCCTCGGTTCAGCTCATCTCCGATCGCCTCGCCGACCTTCCCGACCCCACCGTCCAGCGCTTCGCGCCCAAGCTCATGAATGCTCTGGACCGGGCCATCACCTATTGCGAACAGACGCTGTCCTATGGCCGCGCGCAGGAGGCCCTGCCGGTGCGACGCAAGGTGGAGCTTGCGCCGCTTTTGGAAGAGGTGCGCGAGACACTGGGCCTTGGCCCCGATTCGCCGGTCGGCTGGATCGCCTCCCTCGACCGCTCCATCACCGTGGATGCGGATCCCGACCAGTTGTTCCGCGTGCTGCTGAACCTCACCCGCAATGCCCGCCAGGCGCTGGAGGCGCGCACGCCCAACGATCCCGCCCGCGACCAGATCCGCATTTCCGCGCGCCGACGCGGCACGGTGGTGGAGATCGAGGTGAGCGATACCGGCCCCGGCATTCCCGCCGATCGTCGCGAGCGCCTGTTCGCAGCCTTCCAGGCTTCGGCCCGGCGGGGCGGCACCGGCCTTGGCCTTCCCATCGCCGACGAACTGGTGCGCGCCCATGGCGGCGAGCTGCGTCTGGTGGAAGGCACCATGGGCGCCACCTTCCTCATCTCCATCCCCGACCGCACCGCCGACCTCCGCCTCGCCTCCCGCCGCGCCAGCGCGTGA